In the Vitis vinifera cultivar Pinot Noir 40024 chromosome 2, ASM3070453v1 genome, one interval contains:
- the LOC100264917 gene encoding formin-like protein 14 has protein sequence MSLLSRFFYRRPPDGLLEFVDRVYVFDSCFSTEVLPNGMYQIYLHEIINELHEQYPDSSFLAFNFREGEKRSQFAEILCEYDVTVLDYPRQYEGCPLLPLSLIQHFLRVCGSWLSLGSQQNIILLHCERGGWPLLALLLASFLIFRKLHSGERKTLEIVHREAPKGFLQLLSPLNPFPSQLRYLQYVARRNISPEWPPPERALSLDCVFLRAIPSFDSQNGCRPIIRIFGRNLHSKGGLSTQMLFSMSKKRKTIRHYCQADCDVIKIDIQCMVQGDVVLECVHLDVDSEREVMMFRVMFNTAFIRSNILMLNCENLDILWDSKERYPKGFRAEVLFGDVESISPSRAPTEILNGEEQGGLPIEAFSRVQELFSGVEWVDNSDDATLWLLKQLSVLNDAKELSRFPNKVSSRTSPADSEEENNASSIADSLDFMDSEKVNSLTNTTEPADNFLDDPSFQDSASDEATDIIPSPPAASNQASIETAMSSVHQQSSGPIEGSPPTLPPPPPPLPPFAISGTIAPQAASLPSSAPPPLPPPLPGSALSMSQSYASNRNLLPPSTSTPPPPPPPPISSNKAPSPPPPPPPPPLPNVSNGNPLMPPTPASRGPPPPPPPPPPLPGVSNSDTSMLAGRGPSPPPPPPPPPPTSISSKGPPPPPPPPDFSSSSSNKPTLPPPPPPPPAPPLPMFSSSSSTSRSSSSHGVPPPHPPPPPPSLGCNPSNATQPPLPPPPPPLPPGSARQASCPPSPPPAPKPPSAPPPPPPPPPAPKPPGAPPPPPPPPPTTKPLGAHPPPPPPPPPPPAPKPPGAPPPPPKPPSAPPPPPPKPPGAPPPPPPKLPGAPAPPPSHVTVPGPPPPPGAKGTNAPPPPPTGRGRASSGSASHGRGRGSTGFTTAPKKASLRPLHWVKVTRAVQGSLWADSQKQENQSRAPEIDISELESLFSAVSTSDGKGTEKGGGRRGSNINKPEKVQLVDLRRAYNCEIMLTKIKIPLPDMLNAILALDSSTLDIDQVENLIKFCPTKEEMELLKNYPGDKAMLGKCEQFFLELMKVPRVESKLRVFSFKITFSSQVKDLRNNLNTINDAAREVKESVKLRQIMQTILTLGNALNQGTARGAAIGFKLDSLLKLADTRARNNKMTLMHYLCKLLSEKLSELLDFDKDLVHLEAASKIQLKSLAEEMQAVSKGLEKVEQELTASVNDGAISAGFQKVLKNFLDTAEAEVRSLISLYSEVGRNADSLSQYFGEDPARCPFEQVTQILVVFIKTFNKSRDDNEKQADAEKKKLEKEAMKERAAGNLSARKEGVDIDRTKLNFQHQRHNP, from the exons ATGTCCCTTCTGAGTAGGTTCTTTTACAGAAGACCCCCTGATGgcttgcttgaatttgttgataGAGTGTATG TTTTTGATTCATGCTTTTCGACTGAAGTTTTGCCCAATGGGATGTACCAAATATACTTGCATGAAATTATAAACGAGTTACATGAGCAATACCCCGATTCATCCTTTCTTGCCTTCAATTTTCGGGAAGGTGAGAAAAGGAGTCAGTTTGCAGAGATTCTGTGCGAGTATGATGTCACTGTCTTGGACTATCCACGACAATATGAGGGCTGTCCCCTCCTTCCATTGTCTTTGATTCAGCATTTTCTTAGAGTTTGTGGCAGTTGGCTTTCACTTGGGAGTCAGCAGAATATTATTCTGCTCCATTGTGAGAGAGGGGGTTGGCCGCTCTTGGCATTACTTTTAGCTAGCTtcttgatttttagaaaattgcacAGTGGTGAACGTAAGACGCTAGAAATCGTCCATCGAGAGGCTCCAAAGGGTTTTTTGCAGCTCTTGTCTCCATTAAACCCATTTCCATCTCAGCTTCGTTATCTCCAGTATGTGGCGAGAAGGAATATATCTCCAGAATGGCCACCTCCTGAGCGAGCTCTTTCTTTGGATTGTGTGTTTCTTCGTGCTATTCCAAGTTTTGATTCACAGAATGGATGCAGGCCAATTATTCGTATTTTTGGTAGAAATCTCCATAGCAAAGGTGGGCTCTCAAcccaaatgctattctccatgTCCAAGAAGAGGAAAACTATTCGACATTACTGCCAG GCAGATTGTGATGTGATTAAAATAGATATTCAGTGTATGGTGCAAGGAGATGTTGTGCTAGAGTGTGTCCATTTAGATGTGGATTCAGAAAGGGAGGTTATGATGTTTCGTGTAATGTTCAATACTGCTTTTATTCGATCCAACATTTTGATGCTAAACTGTGAAAACTTGGACATACTCTGGGACTCAAAGGAGCGGTATCCAAAGGGCTTTCGAGCAGAG GTTCTGTTTGGCGATGTCGAGAGCATCTCTCCTTCAAGAGCACCGACTGAAATTTTAAATGGCGAGGAGCAAGGTGGATTGCCTATTGAAGCCTTTTCTAGGGTTCAAGAACTCTTCAGTGGTGTTGAATGGGTTGACAACAGTGACGATGCTACTTTATGGCTATTGAAACAACTGTCTGTTCTAAATGATGCGAAAGAACTTTCAAGATTTCCAAATAAAGTCAGTTCACGCACATCACCTGCTGActcagaagaagaaaataatgcaTCTAGTATTGCTGATAGTTTGGATTTTATGGATTCTGAAAAGGTTAATAGCCTGACTAACACAACTGAACCTGCAGATAATTTCCTTGATGATCCCTCATTTCAGGATTCCGCTTCTGATGAAGCAACTGATATTATTCCTAGTCCTCCAGCTGCTTCAAATCAAGCGTCCATTGAAACAGCTATGTCATCTGTTCACCAGCAATCATCAGGTCCTATTGAAGGATCTCCGCCTACCTtaccacctcctccacctcctctACCTCCCTTTGCTATCTCTGGTACAATTGCCCCTCAAGCTGCATCCTTACCATCATCAGCACCACCACCACTGCCCCCACCCTTACCTGGAAGTGCTTTGTCAATGTCCCAATCATATGCTTCCAACAGAAACCTTCTGCCTCCATCCACCTCTacaccacctccacctccacctccacctatTAGTTCTAATAAAGCGCCGTCACCCCCTcctccaccacctcctccacctctcCCCAATGTATCTAATGGAAATCCTTTAATGCCTCCCACTCCTGCTAGTAGAGGTCCTCCACCTCCCCCACCACCTCCCCCTCCTCTCCCTGGTGTCTCCAATAGTGATACTTCCATGCTTGCTGGTAGAGGCCCTtcacctcctcctcctcctccacctccacctcccaCCTCCATTTCTTCTAAAGGGCCCCCTCCACCCCCTCCACCTCCAGATTTTTCCTCTTCATCTAGTAATAAGCCAACACTGccacctccacctcctccaccaccTGCTCCACCTCTGCCTATGTTTTCCTCATCGAGTTCAACATCTAGATCTAGTTCAAGTCATGGGGTGCCACCTCCACatcctccacctcctccaccttcTTTGGGTTGTAATCCTAGCAATGCCACTCAACCACCTCTACCCCCACCTCCACCGCCGCTCCCTCCAGGATCCGCCCGACAAGCTTCTTGCCCCCCGTCTCCACCACCAGCACCCAAGCCTCCTAGTGCACCCCCACCTCCCCCTCCTCCTCCACCAGCACCCAAGCCTCCTGGTGCACCCCCACCTCCCCCACCTCCACCACCAACAACCAAGCCTCTTGGTGCCcatccaccaccaccaccaccaccaccaccccctCCAGCACCAAAGCCTCCTGGTgctccacctccaccaccaaaGCCTCCTAGTGCTCCCCCACCTCCACCACCCAAGCCTCCTGGTGCTCCCCCACCTCCACCACCCAAGCTTCCTGGTGCCCCCGCTCCACCACCAAGTCATGTCACAGTACCAGGTCCACCCCCACCACCTGGAGCAAAGGGCACCAATGCACCCCCACCACCACCAACTGGAAGGGGAAGAGCCTCTTCAGGGTCAGCAAGTCATGGAAGAGGTCGAGGTAGTACAGGCTTTACCACTGCCCCTAAGAAAGCTTCATTAAGGCCCTTGCATTGGGTGAAAGTTACCCGAGCAGTGCAAGGGAGTTTATGGGCTGATTCTCAAAAACAGGAAAATCAGTCAAG GGCCCCTGAAATAGATATATCAGAACTTGAAAGTCTATTTTCAGCGGTTTCTACCTCAGATGGAAAGGGCACTGAAAAAGGTGGAGGTCGACGTggttctaatatcaacaaaccCGAGAAAGTCCAATTg GTTGATTTGCGCAGAGCATATAATTGTGAGATAATgctgacaaaaataaaaattcctttgCCAGACATGCTT AACGCAATTTTGGCTTTGGATTCTTCAACCTTGGACATTGATCAGGTTGAGAATCTCATTAAATTTTGTCCTACAAAAGAAGAAATGGAGTTGCTGAAG AATTACCCTGGAGACAAGGCAATGCTTGGAAAGTGTGAGCAG TTTTTCCTGGAGCTGATGAAGGTTCCACGAGTTGAATCCAAGTTGCGagtattttcatttaaaataaccTTTTCAAGTCAG GTGAAGGACTTAAGGAATAACCTAAATACGATTAATGATGCTGCTAGGGAG GTGAAGGAATCTGTAAAATTGCGTCAGATAATGCAAACAATTCTCACGTTGGGAAATGCACTGAATCAGGGCACAGCACGAG GAGCTGCCATAGGATTCAAGTTGGACAGCCTTCTTAAATTGGCTGATACTCGTGCAAGAAACAACAAAATGACTTTAATGCATTACTTGTGTAAG CTCCTTTCTGAGAAATTGTCAGAGTTGTTGGATTTTGACAAGGATCTTGTTCATTTGGAAGCAGCGTCTAAG ATTCAATTGAAATCTTTGGCCGAGGAAATGCAAGCTGTGAGTAAAGGTCTTGAAAAGGTTGAGCAAGAACTCACTGCCTCGGTGAATGATGGTGCTATCTCTGCTGGCTTCCAAAAG GTCTTGAAGAATTTCCTTGACACTGCTGAAGCTGAAGTAAGGTCGCTTATCTCCTTGTATTCTGAAGTG GGAAGAAATGCAGACTCCTTGTCCCAGTACTTTGGAGAAGATCCAGCTCGGTGTCCATTTGAGCAAG TGACCCAAATCTTAGTCGTCTTCATTAAGACATTCAACAAGTCACGCGATGATAATGAAAAACAGGCTGATGCTGAAAAGAAGAAATTGGAAAAGGAAGCCATGAAAGAACGGGCAGCGGGTAATTTATCTGCAAGAAAGGAGGGTGTTGATATTGATAGgacaaaacttaattttcagcATCAGAGGCATAACCCATAA